TTAACTTAAACTTTAATTGTTGCTATTTTTCATTGCATACGCTATAGGCCTATTGTGGTATAAGAAATTACAATCATCATATTAAAGGGGAGTATATTACCTTTGACATTAAAATAAATTTATTTTTTTATTTTTTGAAACTACATATTGATTAACTTTGTTTAAGTATTTTTATTAAATAGTAAACAAAATAGCTTTAAAAAGAAATTTAATGGCACCATATAAAAAGTTTGAGGAATATAATATTGAAATTACTGATGATGTTCGCAGTAATTACAAAACAATCATTGAAGGAGTTGGTGAAGATATTACCAGAGAAGGTTTAGTGAAAACTCCTGAACGCGCTGCTAAAGCAATGCTTTATTTAACACAAGGATACCAACAAGATCCTGTAGCTATTTTAAAAGGAGCAATGTTCAAAGAAGATTATGACGATATGGTTATTATAAAAGACATAGAGTTATATTCACTTTGCGAGCATCATATGTTACCATTTTTTGGGAAAGCGCATATTGCTTATATTCCTAACGGACACATTGTAGGTTTAAGTAAAATTCCTCGTGTTGTAGATGTTTTTTCAAGACGTTTACAGGTGCAAGAGCGTTTAACTCATGATATTTTAGAGTGTTTAAATGATACTTTAAAACCAAAAGGTGTTGCTGTAGTTATAGAAGCTTCACATATGTGTATGATGATGCGTGGTGTTCAAAAGCAAAATTCTGTTACAACAACTTCTGGATTTAGAGGCCAATTTGAAAAGCAAGAAACAAGAAAT
This genomic stretch from Cellulophaga algicola DSM 14237 harbors:
- the folE gene encoding GTP cyclohydrolase I FolE; protein product: MAPYKKFEEYNIEITDDVRSNYKTIIEGVGEDITREGLVKTPERAAKAMLYLTQGYQQDPVAILKGAMFKEDYDDMVIIKDIELYSLCEHHMLPFFGKAHIAYIPNGHIVGLSKIPRVVDVFSRRLQVQERLTHDILECLNDTLKPKGVAVVIEASHMCMMMRGVQKQNSVTTTSGFRGQFEKQETRNEFLKLISSKLS